Genomic DNA from Candidatus Kapaibacterium sp.:
CGACCTCTCCCTCAGAGCCAGAGAAGCACGTACTGGCGTTGCTCCCTGCCGGTACAGATCCGCAGTAGCAGAGGTTGTCCACGGACTGGGAGGCACAGATGCTGCCTGATGGTTCCCTCAGAGAGGCAGCGCCCTTCAACGGTGAAGATGCTGTAGCGTGCACCTCGGGCAATTCCTAGACTTCCTAGACCCTCAGCAGGCAGGCAGGGTTCACGGAGCAAGAGTTGGGAGCTTACGGTGGTGTAAGTCTCGGGAATAGACCGCACCTCTGTAGGAGAGCTCACCAGATACCGGCTCCCGATGGCGTCTAGGTCGAAGCCGCTCAAGGTTGGGTCCCAAAAGGGATGCTGCGGCTGCCGAGCTAGCCATATAGTGAGGTCGGTAATCCGAATGTAGCGCACAGAGTCAATGCTGAGAGCCTGTAGATCAAACCAATCCCCACCACTCTGTGAAGGGTCAAGCAAGTCTTGAGCAGCGCCATTCGTTGGAGTCCTGCCCGCACAGCCCTCCAGAGTCAAGCTATCCCACAGGAAGCTCTGCCATGTAATTCCATCTTTGCTGACGCTGACCAGTGCTGGCTCAACGAAGACTCTGCCGCGAGGCGTCACGAAGGCATTCTCAAAGATTACGAAGTCGGGACCTGGTCCGTCCACGATAACCTTACCTCGGAATCCAACGACGATTTCGCCCCCCATGCCAAGCGAGAGGATTTGGTGGGGGTTAGCTGACGGCAAAGATGGCCGCGCTGCTGTATCGGGCGGGCCAAATATGTTCCGGGGGTAGTATGCGCTGTCTTGGCCAAAGTTCTGCCCACTGCCAGGCCGAAAGGCGACGACGGTGTCGATCCAGCCGCGCTCCCAGCGATATGCGCCCCCTGAAAACACTGGTACGCTGAGGGTATACACGGCTATCCATGTCTGCAGTAGTTTTGTACTCTGTAACCTCGGCAGCATTCCAGATGAAGTCGCAGAGAGACGGCCGTTGGAAGCAGACGTCAATTGCCCTTGGGCTTATTGTACTGGCAGCCCTGAGCCGTCTACTCCCCCACCCTCCCAACTTCACCCCAATGATGGCGATAGCTCTCTTCGGAGGCACGGTGTTAAGTTCGGGTTGGGCCTATGGAATTCCACTCGGAGCCATGGCACTGAGCGATATTGCTTTGGGATTTCTGAACCGAGACTGGACGATCACCTTCCACCCTACCCTTCCGGTCGTTTACGGTTGCTTTGCCATAGGGGTTGCTTTGGCGCAGGGCTTCTTAAGGCTCAAGTTCCGCTTAAGCCGGTTGGTAGCCGTGGTGTTTGCCTCGTCGTTCATCTTCTTCATTGTGACAAACTTTGCCGTTTGGCTTCTGACCGATTGGTACCCGAAGACCATAGAGGGACTAGTAGCCTGTTACGTCGCAGCCCTTCCTTTTTACCGTAACAGCTTGATGGCAGATATCGTGTACTCAGGCCTGCTCTTCGGGGCTTACTTTTCCGCTGCACGGCTGTTTGGCTACGTTCCTGTTCCTGGCTGGGGACACCTAAGCCAGGGTTTTACGCGGTTATTGCCCGGTGACGACGAGTCAGAACACGTACGAAGACAGCAGCAGCTTTGAGGATACCGCTGATAAGGGCTGCAGCATCTTCCAGAGGTGGAGCAACCCTTCTGTATACTCTCTGTTCCAGACTGCGCACGTCCTCCGCGATTCCTTGCAGAATTGCCAGGAAGCGCTGTAGTGCTCCAAGGCTTGGTTCTACTTGGTTGAGGATTCTGTCAAAGCGCTGAGCAGCCGTCGTTATCGCTTCTACACCAGGAATGAGGCTTCGGCGAAGCTCACCGAGCAAGCGGAGGAGGTCATGGAGACTGATTTCCACGGTGCGGAAGATCCTTTGAAGTTGGAGGAGCAGCCGCACCAGGACGAATCCTATAGTGAGCAAGACAATCGCTGCTGTGGCAATCAGTACAGAAAGCCACGTTTCCATGGTTCTCCCCTAGCTCCTGATGGGCAGTCCCTACCCTGTCTTCGGAGCCGGAGAGGTTCCTTCTATCTCGCTGCGAAGGGCTTCGGAACTTGCCTGTACTGCTTCCCGAAGGCGTTCCGTAGTCGATGACACCCTTTCGCGTGCCTCTTGAATAGTCCGCTCAGCGCCTTTAAGAAGGGCACCGGCCTGTTCCTGTGCAGTCTGAACGATGGCCTGAGCCCGTTGCCGAGCTTCATTGAGCACTTCGGTGGCCTCCGCTGAAGTCTCGTCCAACAGCTTGCGTGCCTTCGTGTAGAGCTCTTCTGAGCGCCGACGGATATCGGCCCGTAGCTCGCGGCCGCTCTTCGGAGCAAGGAGCAGTGCTGTAATAGCTCCGACGAAGCTTCCAAGGAACACACCGGTCAAGAATCCTTGGAAGTATGCATTTCCCCGCTCGCCCATGGTTGGTGTGGAGAGTAGTGAGACCTACTTGCCAGCAATGATCTCCTCAGGATCCCAGCGCTGTACTTTGAGGGTTGACTCGCAGAACTCCCGAACGGCTCCATTTCCTTCAGGCTGTCGGCAGATGTATGAAACCTGCCAGCGTACTTCCGGTATAGCATCTGCTGGGCAAGATGAGATGCCGATAACTTGAAAGGCGGGAAGGTCGGTAAGATCATCACCGATGTAGACAACATCCTCCGGTTCAAGGGAGAGCATTTCAGCTACTTGCTAAACGGTAGCCGCCTCGTCGTCCACTCCTATTAAGCAGCAGGGGCTCCCGGCTTCTGGGCACGCACACTGATAGCGGGTGAGTCCTCTTGAGAGAGTGGAGCGACAGAGATCCCCACCAGCTGCACCGGGCGAATCCCCAAGCCGTCGTGGACGTGGAAACACCAGAGTACCTCACTTGAGGGCCAGGTAGCAGTAGAGTTTACCATTGGTGAGCGTCCCATCAATGCCTACGACGAGCAAGCGACACGCTATAGTTTTGCGACTGGCTCTTCACTCTTAGTCTCTCTGGGCTGATATTGAGCTTTGCGAGGTAGCGGTGACGAATGTCGGGTTCGAGGATTGCGATTCTGTTCCTGGCCGTTGGGATCATAGGTGTGGCGTGGAGCTGTGACACCGCACGCCATTCTCTTTCTAGAGTTACGAACAGCGACACTGCAGCGTCGGTAGAGACTCCTCAGCCTTCATTCGACGCCGATCATGCCTACCAGCTCGTTGTACGTCAAGTAACCTTTGGGCCACGAGCCCCTGGCCTCCCTGGACATGACAGCTGCCGCATGTTCCTGGTAGAGTTCCTGAGGCAATATGCAGACACAGTATTCGAGCAACGCTTTTCCCGACAAGTCTACGGCAAGTTGCTGCAGTTAACCAACGTTGGAGCCTCCTTCCGGCCTGAGCTCTCTAAGCGGGTACTCCTCTGTGCTCACTGGGACACGCGTCCATACGCAGATGAAGATCCAGATCCGCGAAATCGGCAGCAACCAATTCTAGGAGCTAATGACGGTGCCAGTGGAGTTGCAGTGCTGCTGGAGATTGCCCGCATCTTAAAGCATCATCCTCCACCGGTTGGTATAGACTTGCTCCTCTTAGATGGAGAAGACTACGGCAAGGCATCGGATCTAGAGAACTTCTGCTTAGGGTCCCAACATGCCGCCCAGAACTATCCGTTCCAGAGGTCCCCGACATGGGTGATTGTCGTTGACTTGGTGGGTGATCGAGAAGCGTGGTTCCCATGGGAAGAATACTCGTGGCACAGTGCACCCAACCTCTTGATAAGCCTGTGGCAAAAGGGGGCTCGGTACTCCTCCACGATGTTTCGCAACGAACTTGTTGGACCGATCTACGACGATCACGTACCCTTTATTCAGAGAGGACACCGGGCCATCGTCATCATCGATGCTGAGCTCGTCGGCAATCGCTCTCCTAATCCTCGGCGCCGCTACTGGCATACCTTACGCGACACACCTGAGAATATCTCCTCGGAAACCTTGCGCGTTGTTGGTCAGACACTGCTTGATTGGATTTACCAGACGCAATGGTAGAGGACTTCATTAGCGTAGAGCTTCGGATTCCAGAGGAGTACCTTTCCATCGCCTACGGACTCCTTTCTCCCTTCCCCACTACTGGAATTGAGGAAGGAGAGGGATACTTGCGGGTCTACTTTCCTAGTTCCAGCTGGGAACGGATAGAAACCGCTTTCTACCACTCTATAGTGGGGCTACTACCTCCTGGCTGCGTGCATGCCGTCCATACTGTAGCATCGCGGGATTGGTATTCCCTGTGGGTGAGCCAGTTAGTTCCCGTGTGGCTCTCTGACGATATCGTTGTCCATCCTTTCCCGGAAGTCCCAACGCCATCGATGTACCCTACGGCTCGTGATATTCTGCATATTGTTCCTGGCACCGCATTCGGAACAGGCCATCATGCCAGCACTCGTCTAGCAGCCAAACTCCTCCTTCGTCATTTACTTCCCAACACAACTTGGTTAGATGTCGGTACGGGTACAGGAATTTTGGGGATCTTGGCGCTTCGGCGTGGGGCAGCTTGTGTATATGCGATTGATAACAATCCGTTTGCTCTACAGCAGGCCCGTGATAACGCACTGCGTAATCGCGTAGTGGACAGGTTTCTCCTCATGTCAGGTGATGTTGAGACCTTCGGCCTTCCCAAAGTAGATGGGATTGTGGCTAACCTCGATGCCGAGCTCTTGTACCGGCTAGCGCCGAAATTTAACGGGGTCCTACCACAAGGTGGAGTTGCTGTCATGAGTGGAATCCTTGTAGTTAGCGCGGAAAGAATTTGTAGGAGGTTTGAGGAATTTGAGTTCGAAGTCGTTGAAAAAGAGTTAGAAAACGATTGGATAGCCTTTGCCTTCCGTAAGCAGTGATGGGGTGTTGGGCTGTATTAGATATGGGAACGAACACTTTTTTGTTGCTGGTTGCGAAATGGGATGCGGCTGAACAGCACCTGAGCGTGTTGGAGGACCGAGTTGCTGTCGTTCGCCTCGGCGAGAATGTAGCCCGAACTGGCAGGATTCGGGAAAGCAGCATAGAGAGGGCAATCGAAGTAGTCAAGTTTTACAACAACTTATGCTTAATTCGCCAAGTTGCTCTCATTTGGATGGTAGGTACGGAAGTGTTTCGGCGATCGCTCAATGCCATTGATGTCGTTGAGAAACTGAGGAAATATTTTACAGCGCCCTCATCAGTTGTGATACTTTCCCCAGCAGAAGAAGCTAGGCTGAGTCTCTATGGCGCTGTTTTTGGTGATTTCCCAGATGGGCCTATCACCGTGGTAGACATCGGCGGGGGTAGCACTGAGATTGTTTACGGAAGTAGAATGGAAATCAATAGCTTTGTCTCGATCCCGATAGGTGCAGTATGGCTACAGGAGCACATAGACGCTAAGGGCTGGGACATCCAAGAATCTATGAGTTTTGTCAGCGATATCTTGCGGAAGTGGCTTCCTCCTATTCCCCAACTACCGGGACACGCATATGCTGTAGCTGGCACACCTATAACTCTTGCTGGGCTTCTGGCAGGCCTCCCCTACCAGCGCTGGTGGGAGGTGCATGGTGCACTGTTGACCCGCCACGAGGTTACATGTTTACTTCAGTGGCTCTGGAATACTCCGATAGAAGAAAGGCGCCGCCATCCCGCTATCCATCCACAACGGGCCGATATACTCCCGGGCGGTACCCTGATCTTAGCAGCCATCATGGAAGCCCTTCAACTCTCTGCAGTTCGTGTCAGCATTTATGGGCTTCGATACGGAGCGCTATACGAAAAGCTGAAAGATTGGGAAGGAGTAGATATTGCCAGGTTGGGCAGCCTCAAGGTAAGCTATGGGCCTCGATCGCTATGAAAAGCAGGCCTCTATGAATCGTCGCTGTTCTTGCTCATGGAATAGGAAAGAACCGGTCGCTGGACTGGCACCAGCAGGGCGACCAACATATGATAGATCCCATCCAAAATTAGCGTGGAGAACTGGTCCAAGGGAGAGGGCCATGTGAGACCATGCTCCCATATTTTGAGGCTCTTCCTGAACCCAGACTATCCGCCGGGCAGCAGGGTAGCAACGCAGAACTGAGAAAAGCTTCTCTGTGTGGATTGGGAAGAGCTGTTCCACGCGGATAAGAGCTGTATCCCAGCGCTCATGGAGCTTCCGGTACTCCCATAGCTCGTAGAAAACCTTGCCACTACACAGCAGAATCGTTCGTACCGTTGAAGGATCACGTCCAACGAGCGGATCGTCGAGGACCTCCTGAAATGAGCCTTCGACGAGATCCGTCACTGGGGAAACGACCATCGGATGCCGCAGAAGGCTTTTGGGTGTCAGCACGACTAAAGGTTTACGGACCGGGGACAGTAGTTGACGTCTCAGTAGGTGGAAATACTGAGCGGGGGTCGTAGGGATGCAGACATACATGTTCCCATCGGCGCAGAGCTGAAGGTATCGCTCGATACGAGCGCTAGAGTGTTCTGGACCCTGTCCTTCGTACCCATGCGGAAGTAACAGGACAAGGTTGCTCTGTTGTCCCCACTTAGCTTCCCCACTGCTTATGAACTGGTCTATGATGACCTGGGCGCCATTCGAGAAGTCTCCAAACTGGGCTTCCCAGATAGTAAGACCATGGAGAGTCTGGATACTGTAGCCATACTCAAAGCCTAAGACAGCAAGCTCACTGAGCGGACTGTCGTATATCTCCAGGAAAGCCCTCTGTTGGGGAAGGATATGGTTGAGCGGGATGTACTCGCGCTCCGTCTCCACATCAATCAGCACAGCATGGCGCTGACTGAAGGTACCGCGCCGAGAGTCTTGCCCACTTAGTCGGACTGGGAAACCTTCAAGGAGCAGGGTTCCAAAGGCTAGCAGTTCGGCCGTCGCCCAGTCGACTCCGCGTTCTAGAGCGGTTGCGCGATACCGGATGAGCTCCTGAAGCTTGGGATGCAGATGGAAGTCCTCTGGTACGCGCCCTAAGGCAGCTGCCACTGCTTGTAGTTCAGAACGTGGGACTGCCGTCATAACAGGTTGCAGCACTGTGGTGACAGCTGTCCTTTGGGGAGGCGAGGTGACGGAAGGGGGACGACGTTCTGAGAATGCTGTATTGAGCTGTTGGAGGAAGCCATCGGCCATCTGTCGCTCCTCAGCTTCGGTCAGTATGCCCTCCCGAAGCAGGCGCTCCTTGTAGAGCTGCCGTACACTGGGATGATGGCGGATACGGCGGTAGAGTAAGGGTTGCGTATACGTTGGCTCGTCTGCCTCGTTGTGACCGTACTTGCGATAGCAGAAGAGATCGATGACAGCGTCTTCATGGAAGTTCATGCGATACTCTAGGGCTAAAAGAGCAGCTGTCACCACCGCCTCCGGGTCGTCGCCATTGACGTGGAAAATGGGGGCTTGGACCATCTTTGCTACATCTGTTGGGTAGACCATGGAGCGTGCGTCCACGGGTTCAGTGGTGAAGCCAATCTGGTTGTTGACGATAATGTGGACCGTACCGCCAGTTGTATACCCCGCCAGCTTAGAGAGGTTCAAGGTCTCAGCAACGATTCCCTGCCCTGCGAATGCCGCATCTCCATGGATGAGGATTGGGAGGACACGACGGCGGTCTCTATCGCCCAGCTGATCCTGAAGGGCTCTAGCCATGCCCTCTACCACTGGGTCTACCGCTTCTAAGTGGCTGGGGTTGGAGGCCAAGATGAGCTGCAAGCTCTGCCCTGTTGTAGGGTGCACGTAGAGCCCACGAGCCCCCAAGTGGTACTTAACATCACCGGAGCCATGGAATGAGAGCGGATCGGCTTCTCCTTCAAACTCATCGAAGATCCGCCGGAAAGACTTCCCGACGATGTTGGCCAATACGTTGAGCCGCCCTCGATGGGCCATGCCAATGACGGCGTACTCGAGCCCTAGCTCTATGGCTCTCTGGAGGATCGTGTCCAACAGGGGGAGTAACGACTCCCCGCCTTCCAGCGAAAAGCGCTTGTGTCCGACGAACTTGCGGTGTAGGAACTGCTCAAAAATCTCTGCCTCCAGGAGCTTCTGGTAGACACGGCGCCGCTGCTGGTCCGAAAGGCGGATCGAATGTCGGAGCCGTTCCATCCGCTCTTGTATCCAGCGGCGACGTTCAGGGTCCTGGATGTGCATGAATTCTACTGCAATGGGACCACAGTAAGAGTCCCAGAGCACTTCTAGAACCTGCCGTAAGGTTGCCTTCTCGTACTCCCCTACTCCGCCAGTGTGAAAGTGTCGGTCTAGGTCCCAGATAGTGAAGCCGTAGTGCGCGGGGTCAAGGTCTGGATGGTAGTCCCACGTATCGCGTAGAGGGTTCGTTTGCGCAATTAGATGGCCGCGGACACGGTACGAGCGGATCAATTGCGCTAGTCGCTCCTCCTTGACGCCAGGCTCTACCGTGGTATCCTCTGCCCAACGGAACGGAGGCATGGGTAGCCGGAGTTCGCCGAAGATGGACTCATAGAAGCCTTCCGTCCCCAGCAGGAGCTGCTCGATGAAGGCCAGGAACTCTCCAGATTCTGCACCCTGGATAATTCGGTGATCGTAGGTGCTTGTGACGACTAGCACTTTGCCGAGCGTGACCTGTGCAAGGATTTCCGCGGGAGTTGCTCGCAGCTCTGCTGGGTAAGCGATGGCTCCTGTAGCCACAATGAGGCCCTGCCCTTCTGGCAGCCGTGGTACCGACATGACAGTGCCAAGCATACCGGGATTCGTCAGTGAGACCGTGGCACCAGTAAGCTCTTCTATTGTTAGACGCCCTGTCCGTGCACGCTCCACAAGCTCGTCATAGCGGCGGACAAACTCCGAGAACGAGAGAGTCTGGGCATCTCTAATGACAGGAACAAGCAGTGAGCGGCTACCATCCTTGCGGACAACATCAACGGCAATGCCGAGATTGAGAGAGTGACGACGGACGCGGTAAAGTCGGCCTCCCACCGTAGCACAGGCATCGTTGAGATGGGGATAACGCTTGAGCGCTTGGACAACAGCCCAAGCTAGGAAGTGCGTAAAGCTCAGCTTGGGCTGGGAGCGACGCTGCAGATAGCGATTCGCCAACCACCGATTCTCCTCCAGGAGCTTGACAGGAATAGCGCGGAACGAGGTGGCTGTTGGCACAGTCAGGCTCCGCGCCATGTTCTGGGCAATCCGCTCTGCAACGCCATCCAGTGGGAGAAGCTCATCCGTCGGCAGAAGCCAGGATGGACGGTCCGAAGGTACGGCGCTGACCAACCCTGGTTGTGACTGGGCCGGGAGTGTTAGACCATCTCGACCGTTAGTTCTCTGGCTTTCGAAGTATTGGCGCCACTCCGGAGGCACGGAGTCAGGGTCTGCTAGGTACTGTAGGTATACCTCGCGGATGTATGCGTCGTTAACGGAAGGCACCTCTAGAGGTTGCATCGCTATCTGGAATCAACGGTTCTAACACGCCCGGAGCTAAAAGACGGACGTTACCAGAGTATAGTCCTAGCATAGCACGCGCGCCGCTGTTGGGGGTCCTAACTTTCCTAACTTTGTCGAGGAGTTGGGTAGCAGGAGTTTCATGGTGATAGTTGTTGCAGCCGCCGTTGCGCTAGGATGGCTTGGGGGAACGGCGCTACAGGCTCAGATGTCCCTATCCCTCCGTGCAGCCCTTCTTCAGACATGGCATGCTGCAGAGCTCAGAAGTACCTCTGGCATTGTTGACTGCGGGACCTTTCGGTCCGGT
This window encodes:
- a CDS encoding YtxH domain-containing protein; its protein translation is MGERGNAYFQGFLTGVFLGSFVGAITALLLAPKSGRELRADIRRRSEELYTKARKLLDETSAEATEVLNEARQRAQAIVQTAQEQAGALLKGAERTIQEARERVSSTTERLREAVQASSEALRSEIEGTSPAPKTG
- a CDS encoding HAD hydrolase family protein, with protein sequence MLSLEPEDVVYIGDDLTDLPAFQVIGISSCPADAIPEVRWQVSYICRQPEGNGAVREFCESTLKVQRWDPEEIIAGK
- a CDS encoding M28 family peptidase; translated protein: MSGSRIAILFLAVGIIGVAWSCDTARHSLSRVTNSDTAASVETPQPSFDADHAYQLVVRQVTFGPRAPGLPGHDSCRMFLVEFLRQYADTVFEQRFSRQVYGKLLQLTNVGASFRPELSKRVLLCAHWDTRPYADEDPDPRNRQQPILGANDGASGVAVLLEIARILKHHPPPVGIDLLLLDGEDYGKASDLENFCLGSQHAAQNYPFQRSPTWVIVVDLVGDREAWFPWEEYSWHSAPNLLISLWQKGARYSSTMFRNELVGPIYDDHVPFIQRGHRAIVIIDAELVGNRSPNPRRRYWHTLRDTPENISSETLRVVGQTLLDWIYQTQW
- a CDS encoding 50S ribosomal protein L11 methyltransferase, which encodes MVEDFISVELRIPEEYLSIAYGLLSPFPTTGIEEGEGYLRVYFPSSSWERIETAFYHSIVGLLPPGCVHAVHTVASRDWYSLWVSQLVPVWLSDDIVVHPFPEVPTPSMYPTARDILHIVPGTAFGTGHHASTRLAAKLLLRHLLPNTTWLDVGTGTGILGILALRRGAACVYAIDNNPFALQQARDNALRNRVVDRFLLMSGDVETFGLPKVDGIVANLDAELLYRLAPKFNGVLPQGGVAVMSGILVVSAERICRRFEEFEFEVVEKELENDWIAFAFRKQ
- a CDS encoding multifunctional oxoglutarate decarboxylase/oxoglutarate dehydrogenase thiamine pyrophosphate-binding subunit/dihydrolipoyllysine-residue succinyltransferase subunit — protein: MQPLEVPSVNDAYIREVYLQYLADPDSVPPEWRQYFESQRTNGRDGLTLPAQSQPGLVSAVPSDRPSWLLPTDELLPLDGVAERIAQNMARSLTVPTATSFRAIPVKLLEENRWLANRYLQRRSQPKLSFTHFLAWAVVQALKRYPHLNDACATVGGRLYRVRRHSLNLGIAVDVVRKDGSRSLLVPVIRDAQTLSFSEFVRRYDELVERARTGRLTIEELTGATVSLTNPGMLGTVMSVPRLPEGQGLIVATGAIAYPAELRATPAEILAQVTLGKVLVVTSTYDHRIIQGAESGEFLAFIEQLLLGTEGFYESIFGELRLPMPPFRWAEDTTVEPGVKEERLAQLIRSYRVRGHLIAQTNPLRDTWDYHPDLDPAHYGFTIWDLDRHFHTGGVGEYEKATLRQVLEVLWDSYCGPIAVEFMHIQDPERRRWIQERMERLRHSIRLSDQQRRRVYQKLLEAEIFEQFLHRKFVGHKRFSLEGGESLLPLLDTILQRAIELGLEYAVIGMAHRGRLNVLANIVGKSFRRIFDEFEGEADPLSFHGSGDVKYHLGARGLYVHPTTGQSLQLILASNPSHLEAVDPVVEGMARALQDQLGDRDRRRVLPILIHGDAAFAGQGIVAETLNLSKLAGYTTGGTVHIIVNNQIGFTTEPVDARSMVYPTDVAKMVQAPIFHVNGDDPEAVVTAALLALEYRMNFHEDAVIDLFCYRKYGHNEADEPTYTQPLLYRRIRHHPSVRQLYKERLLREGILTEAEERQMADGFLQQLNTAFSERRPPSVTSPPQRTAVTTVLQPVMTAVPRSELQAVAAALGRVPEDFHLHPKLQELIRYRATALERGVDWATAELLAFGTLLLEGFPVRLSGQDSRRGTFSQRHAVLIDVETEREYIPLNHILPQQRAFLEIYDSPLSELAVLGFEYGYSIQTLHGLTIWEAQFGDFSNGAQVIIDQFISSGEAKWGQQSNLVLLLPHGYEGQGPEHSSARIERYLQLCADGNMYVCIPTTPAQYFHLLRRQLLSPVRKPLVVLTPKSLLRHPMVVSPVTDLVEGSFQEVLDDPLVGRDPSTVRTILLCSGKVFYELWEYRKLHERWDTALIRVEQLFPIHTEKLFSVLRCYPAARRIVWVQEEPQNMGAWSHMALSLGPVLHANFGWDLSYVGRPAGASPATGSFLFHEQEQRRFIEACFS